The following proteins are encoded in a genomic region of Sorangiineae bacterium MSr12523:
- a CDS encoding amidohydrolase family protein, with the protein MIVHADHVLPGDAPPIRDGAVVVAEDGTIEDVGPAADVLPRHAGAPVERVHGVVFPGLVNAHTHLELSALRGLVPGGHGFLPWVDSLLSARFDATPEDSPESIEAAVSELRGYGTAAVGEVTNSLVAAEHLARRRIQGSIFHEIFGLGGDVQERAEEMLAASRAGTRAWSPALSYVPTAHTLHTTHADVVRKIVQHAKDTGLRTSLHLAEHAAERRALEHGDGPVTDWLRGRLRGAADVVWPMQSPIAYADALGALGPHMLLVHLTDALPAELDRVVQSGSHTVLCPRSNLYIEGRLPPLLAARTAGIEAALGTDSLASNASLDVLAEARALADRFSTVPAAELVRMATYNGAQALGRPLLGRLARGARPGLVAVDIAGAAQAQDGAALLLRHVKAPRRWIREVS; encoded by the coding sequence ATGATCGTCCACGCGGACCATGTCCTGCCGGGCGACGCGCCGCCCATCCGCGATGGTGCGGTGGTCGTCGCCGAGGACGGCACGATCGAGGACGTCGGGCCCGCCGCCGACGTCCTGCCGCGCCACGCCGGGGCACCCGTCGAACGCGTGCACGGCGTCGTTTTTCCGGGGCTGGTCAACGCACATACGCATCTCGAGCTGAGCGCGCTGCGCGGCCTCGTGCCGGGTGGCCACGGTTTCTTGCCGTGGGTCGATTCGTTGCTCTCGGCGCGCTTCGATGCCACGCCGGAGGATTCGCCGGAGTCCATCGAGGCGGCGGTGTCCGAGCTGCGCGGGTATGGCACGGCGGCCGTCGGCGAGGTCACGAACAGCCTCGTGGCAGCCGAGCACCTCGCGCGGCGCCGCATCCAAGGGTCCATTTTTCACGAGATCTTCGGCCTGGGGGGCGACGTACAGGAGCGCGCCGAGGAGATGCTCGCGGCCTCGCGCGCGGGTACGAGGGCGTGGTCGCCCGCGCTTTCCTATGTTCCGACGGCGCACACGCTTCACACGACGCACGCCGACGTGGTTCGCAAGATCGTCCAGCATGCCAAGGACACCGGCTTGCGCACCAGCCTTCACCTTGCCGAGCACGCGGCCGAACGGCGCGCCCTGGAACACGGCGATGGGCCGGTGACCGATTGGCTGCGCGGGCGCTTGCGCGGCGCCGCCGACGTGGTGTGGCCGATGCAGTCACCCATCGCGTATGCCGATGCGCTTGGCGCGCTCGGGCCGCACATGCTCCTGGTGCACTTGACCGATGCGCTCCCCGCGGAGCTCGATCGCGTGGTCCAGAGTGGCTCGCACACCGTGCTCTGCCCGCGGTCGAATTTGTACATCGAGGGCCGCCTTCCGCCGCTCTTGGCGGCACGCACGGCGGGCATCGAGGCCGCATTGGGGACCGACTCGCTCGCGTCGAACGCGTCGCTCGACGTGCTCGCCGAGGCGCGCGCACTTGCCGATCGCTTCTCCACCGTGCCGGCGGCCGAACTGGTGCGCATGGCCACGTACAACGGCGCGCAGGCGCTCGGCCGCCCGTTGCTCGGGCGTTTGGCGCGCGGTGCACGGCCCGGGCTCGTCGCCGTGGACATCGCCGGTGCGGCACAGGCTCAAGATGGAGCGGCGCTCTTGCTCCGACACGTCAAAGCGCCGCGCCGGTGGATTCGGGAGGTCTCGTGA
- the mqnC gene encoding dehypoxanthine futalosine cyclase has translation MKVSAVQYLNARPLYEPLADKDGVALDLALPAEVARRIAEEETDVGLVPVAALAQLGDTRFVRGAAIASRGAVRSVRIVSQVPIDEMTDIVLDASSRTSAVLARLVLRARRRGAEPRVRVLPPTQALAEVKGTCGALIIGDVALHIENEFPHSLDLGEAWYEWTGLPFVFAAWGGRAGSLATGGEKLLLAAKEEGLARRDAIADAHAERAGLDAASLRSYLRENIRFDFGDDERRGLERFYAEGHRAGLLPNMDVRFYEDSARSAVSLPSLDSILSRAAEGDRLTAAEGERLIHEAPLFELGLAADAVRRRKHPHDVVTYIVDRNVNYTNVCTTSCRFCAFYRPVGHPEGYVLSREVLRQKLDEVVQAGGVQILLQGGLNPELRITYYEDLFRWIKSEFKLGLHALSPEEILHIAQLESISVREVLERLHAAGLDSVPGGGAEILVDRVRRKIAKAKCTSSEWLDVMRVAHHMGLRSSATMMYGTVDTARDRILHLLKLRELQDETRGFTAFFCWDFQHEQGVRITAGDTGTHLYLRQQAVARLMLDNIDHVGASWVTQGPDVGQVALRFGADDFGSVMFEENVVSSAGTTFCINADAIEARIRAAGFRATRRNVKYEWLTEPA, from the coding sequence ATGAAAGTATCCGCCGTTCAGTATCTCAATGCCCGCCCGCTGTACGAGCCGCTCGCCGACAAGGACGGGGTTGCGCTCGATTTGGCGCTTCCCGCGGAGGTGGCGCGGCGCATCGCGGAGGAGGAGACCGATGTCGGCCTCGTGCCGGTGGCGGCGCTGGCGCAGCTCGGTGATACGCGCTTCGTGCGGGGTGCGGCCATCGCATCACGCGGTGCCGTTCGCAGTGTGCGCATCGTGTCGCAGGTACCCATCGACGAGATGACGGACATCGTGCTGGACGCTTCGTCGCGCACCAGCGCCGTGCTCGCGCGCCTGGTGCTGCGGGCACGCCGCCGCGGTGCGGAGCCGCGCGTGCGCGTGCTGCCGCCGACGCAGGCGCTCGCGGAAGTGAAGGGGACGTGCGGCGCTTTGATCATCGGCGACGTGGCGCTTCACATCGAAAACGAGTTTCCGCACTCGCTCGACTTGGGCGAAGCTTGGTACGAGTGGACGGGGCTTCCCTTCGTCTTTGCCGCGTGGGGTGGTCGCGCGGGCTCGCTGGCCACCGGTGGTGAGAAGCTCCTGCTCGCCGCGAAAGAAGAGGGCCTTGCACGCCGCGACGCCATCGCGGATGCGCACGCCGAGCGCGCGGGCCTCGATGCGGCAAGCCTGCGCAGCTACTTGCGCGAGAACATCCGCTTCGACTTTGGCGACGACGAGCGTCGCGGCCTCGAGCGCTTTTACGCCGAAGGGCACCGTGCGGGGCTTCTTCCGAACATGGACGTGCGCTTCTACGAGGACAGCGCGCGCTCGGCGGTGTCGTTGCCGTCGCTCGATTCGATTCTCTCCCGCGCCGCGGAAGGCGACCGCCTCACCGCCGCCGAAGGCGAGCGCTTGATCCACGAGGCCCCGCTCTTCGAGCTCGGTCTCGCCGCCGATGCCGTGCGACGGCGCAAGCACCCGCACGACGTGGTCACGTACATCGTCGACCGCAACGTCAACTACACCAACGTGTGCACGACCAGCTGCCGCTTCTGCGCCTTCTACCGGCCCGTGGGGCACCCGGAAGGCTACGTTCTCTCGCGCGAGGTCCTGCGCCAGAAGCTCGACGAAGTCGTTCAGGCGGGCGGCGTGCAGATCTTGCTCCAGGGCGGCCTCAATCCGGAGCTTCGCATCACGTATTACGAGGACCTGTTCCGCTGGATCAAATCCGAGTTCAAGCTCGGCCTCCACGCGCTCTCGCCCGAGGAGATCCTGCACATCGCGCAGCTGGAATCGATCAGCGTGCGCGAAGTCCTGGAGCGGCTGCATGCGGCGGGGCTCGATTCGGTGCCCGGCGGCGGCGCGGAGATCCTCGTCGACCGCGTGCGGCGCAAGATCGCCAAGGCCAAGTGCACCAGTTCGGAATGGCTCGACGTGATGCGTGTGGCGCACCACATGGGCCTGCGCTCGAGCGCGACCATGATGTACGGCACCGTCGACACCGCGCGCGACCGCATTTTGCACCTGCTCAAATTGCGCGAGCTCCAGGACGAGACGCGCGGCTTTACGGCGTTCTTTTGCTGGGACTTCCAGCACGAGCAGGGCGTGCGCATCACGGCGGGGGATACCGGGACACATCTCTATTTGCGGCAGCAGGCGGTCGCGCGCCTCATGCTCGACAACATCGATCACGTGGGTGCATCGTGGGTCACGCAGGGGCCGGACGTGGGGCAGGTGGCCCTTCGCTTCGGGGCGGACGACTTCGGCAGCGTCATGTTCGAGGAGAACGTCGTCTCCAGCGCAGGCACCACGTTCTGCATCAACGCCGACGCCATCGAGGCACGCATTCGCGCCGCCGGCTTCCGCGCGACCCGCCGCAACGTGAAGTACGAGTGGCTCACGGAACCGGCATGA
- the mqnE gene encoding aminofutalosine synthase MqnE — MTIESIAQKVQQGERLDESDALALFLEPDLLAVGALANTVRERMHGDRTYFNRNMRIEVTNVCVASCLFCSFAKLEEGAPGAHTMKVEEAWRELEMRMDDPPSEVHIVNGLHPGLPFSYYEELLRGFKRIKPDVHMKCFTAVEIHFFAQHYKMTYAEVLTRLREAGLDSLPGGGAEIFHEDVRKRISHDKANADEYLEVHRVAHRLGLRTNATMLYGHIETFEHRVDHLMRLRKLQDETGGMQAFIPLAFHPDGNGMKNLPAPTAVDDLRTVAVSRLVLDNVPHIKAYWVSMTPKIAQLGLRFGADDIDGTIVHETIYHAAGSRSPQGLSYNELVRLIREAGRIPVERDTLYNVVREHPKSALPENAVKVRDRKAERHLLPVLP; from the coding sequence ATGACCATCGAATCCATTGCTCAGAAAGTGCAGCAGGGCGAGCGTCTCGACGAAAGCGATGCGCTGGCTCTTTTTCTCGAGCCGGATCTCCTGGCGGTGGGCGCGCTCGCCAACACCGTGCGCGAACGGATGCACGGAGACCGCACGTACTTCAATCGCAACATGCGCATCGAGGTGACCAACGTCTGCGTCGCTTCTTGCCTGTTCTGCAGCTTCGCCAAGCTCGAAGAAGGCGCCCCGGGCGCGCACACCATGAAGGTGGAAGAGGCCTGGCGCGAGCTCGAGATGCGCATGGACGATCCTCCGAGCGAGGTCCACATCGTCAACGGCTTGCACCCGGGGTTGCCGTTTTCCTATTACGAAGAGCTGCTGCGCGGCTTCAAGCGCATCAAGCCCGACGTTCACATGAAGTGCTTCACCGCGGTGGAGATTCACTTCTTCGCGCAGCACTACAAGATGACCTACGCCGAGGTGCTCACGCGCCTGCGCGAGGCGGGGCTCGACAGCCTGCCCGGCGGCGGCGCGGAGATCTTCCACGAGGACGTGCGCAAGCGCATCTCGCACGACAAGGCGAACGCCGACGAATACCTCGAGGTGCACCGCGTGGCGCATCGCCTGGGGCTGCGCACCAATGCGACCATGCTCTACGGGCACATCGAGACCTTCGAGCATCGGGTCGACCACTTGATGCGGCTGCGCAAGCTCCAGGACGAGACGGGCGGCATGCAGGCGTTCATTCCGCTGGCCTTCCACCCCGATGGCAATGGCATGAAGAACCTGCCCGCACCGACGGCGGTGGACGACCTCCGCACCGTGGCGGTGTCGCGCCTGGTGCTCGACAACGTGCCGCACATCAAGGCCTACTGGGTCAGCATGACGCCGAAGATCGCGCAGCTCGGCCTGCGCTTCGGCGCCGATGACATCGACGGCACCATCGTGCACGAGACGATTTACCACGCCGCCGGTTCGCGCTCGCCGCAGGGCCTGAGCTACAACGAGCTCGTTCGCTTGATCCGCGAGGCGGGCCGCATCCCCGTCGAACGCGACACGCTTTACAACGTGGTGCGCGAGCATCCAAAGAGCGCGCTGCCCGAAAATGCCGTGAAAGTGCGTGACCGCAAAGCGGAACGCCATCTCTTGCCGGTGCTGCCATGA
- a CDS encoding UbiX family flavin prenyltransferase, which yields MKIVVGITGASGAPYAKRLLSVLAERRRVDPALELGLCLSPTAPEVWALECGGDLRQQLREQMGDIPLWGQRDYRAPFASGSAGWDAMVIVPCSMGTAARIAHGISDSLLTRAADVMLKERRKLVLVPRETPLSVIHLENLTTLARAGATILPAMPSFYSNPRSMDDVVDSVVSRILDHVGIGNDLMRRWGTT from the coding sequence GTGAAGATCGTCGTCGGCATCACCGGCGCAAGCGGCGCACCGTATGCGAAGCGGCTGCTCTCCGTTCTCGCAGAACGCCGCAGGGTCGACCCCGCCCTGGAGCTCGGCCTGTGCCTCTCGCCGACGGCGCCGGAGGTGTGGGCCCTCGAGTGCGGCGGTGACTTGCGGCAGCAGCTGCGCGAGCAGATGGGTGACATCCCGCTCTGGGGGCAGCGCGATTACCGAGCGCCGTTCGCCAGCGGCAGTGCGGGCTGGGACGCGATGGTCATCGTGCCCTGCTCGATGGGCACCGCGGCGCGCATCGCCCACGGCATTTCCGATTCGCTCCTCACGCGCGCGGCGGACGTCATGTTGAAAGAGCGGCGCAAGCTGGTCCTCGTCCCGCGCGAGACACCGCTCAGCGTCATCCACTTGGAAAACCTCACCACGCTCGCGCGCGCGGGCGCCACCATCCTCCCGGCCATGCCCTCGTTCTACAGCAACCCCCGCAGCATGGACGACGTCGTCGACAGCGTCGTTTCGCGCATCCTGGACCACGTTGGCATCGGCAACGATCTCATGCGCCGTTGGGGGACGACATGA
- a CDS encoding ubiquinone/menaquinone biosynthesis methyltransferase, with protein sequence MTSSSHGASHGNTVRAMFDRIAPTYDVLNRLMSAGRDQLWRRKAVSALTERAPEGALLDLCAGTLDLTALLDRARPSSRLVACDFAKDMLERGRHKAPRAETVVGDALDLPFRDGEFTGVICGFGMRNLGDLARGIAQVRRVLAPGGIFVTLEFFRPQRPVTRAFHAAYAEHVMPKVGGLLSGDKQAYSYLVRTMKNFATRAEYETELVRGGFSRVSSSELTMGIASIVVAEVAL encoded by the coding sequence ATGACGTCGTCGTCTCATGGCGCCTCTCATGGCAACACCGTGCGCGCAATGTTCGATCGCATTGCGCCCACGTACGATGTGCTCAACCGGCTCATGTCGGCCGGCCGCGACCAATTGTGGCGGCGCAAGGCCGTGTCCGCGCTGACGGAGCGCGCCCCCGAGGGAGCCTTGCTCGACTTGTGCGCGGGCACACTCGATCTCACGGCTCTTCTCGATCGCGCCCGTCCAAGCTCGCGCCTGGTGGCCTGCGATTTCGCCAAGGACATGCTCGAGCGCGGCCGGCACAAGGCCCCGCGCGCGGAGACCGTGGTGGGCGATGCCCTGGATCTGCCCTTCCGCGACGGCGAATTCACCGGCGTCATCTGCGGCTTCGGCATGCGCAACCTGGGCGATCTCGCACGCGGCATCGCCCAAGTGCGTCGGGTGCTCGCGCCGGGTGGCATCTTCGTCACCTTGGAGTTCTTTCGACCCCAGCGTCCCGTCACTCGCGCCTTTCACGCGGCCTATGCCGAACACGTGATGCCCAAGGTGGGCGGCCTTCTGTCCGGCGACAAGCAGGCGTACAGCTACCTGGTGCGAACCATGAAGAACTTCGCCACGCGCGCCGAGTACGAGACGGAGCTGGTGCGTGGCGGCTTTTCGCGGGTCAGCTCGAGTGAGCTCACCATGGGCATCGCCTCCATCGTGGTGGCCGAGGTGGCCCTGTGA
- a CDS encoding menaquinone biosynthesis decarboxylase: protein MAYDGFGAFAKALEERGELVRIKERIDLHLEASEIAQRVMKTEGPALLFENVHDTTRPDAQARFPLMVNAYGSRRRMSLALGVDDLEQHARAIEELITARPPSGARELVELARKVPELAHVFPRTAREAPCQEVVLTGDEVDLDQLPMMTTWPNDGGPFITLPNVITRDPQSGGRNIGMYRMQRIDRRTTAMHWQVHKTGARHFRAAKELGLRRLEVAVALGGDPALTYAATAPLPDGIDEWMFAGFLRGSAVRTVKCKTVDLEVPAESDFVLEGYVDPSEALFDEGPFGDHTGYYTLVERFPRFHITAITHRRDAIYPATVVGPPPMEDAWLGKATERLFLPLLRTMFPEVRDMNLPVFGAFHNLVLISIKKQYPFHAARVAHGLWGAGQMMFSKVICVVDDDVNVQNLEEVAWRLLANLDPKRDMSFVEGPIDQLDHGANQALYGGKVVIDGTRKWAEEGYAREWPEVLRMSDAVVQRVDALWPSLGIAGATPRANVLEGGKHDGPVQRVLEAARGLIGRSR from the coding sequence ATGGCGTACGACGGGTTCGGTGCATTCGCGAAGGCGCTCGAGGAGCGCGGCGAGCTCGTGCGCATTAAAGAGCGCATCGATCTTCACTTGGAGGCGTCGGAAATCGCCCAGCGCGTGATGAAAACGGAAGGCCCCGCGCTTCTGTTCGAAAACGTGCACGACACCACCCGACCGGATGCCCAGGCGCGCTTTCCGCTCATGGTCAACGCCTACGGTTCACGCCGCCGCATGTCCCTGGCGCTGGGGGTCGACGATCTGGAGCAGCACGCGCGGGCCATCGAGGAGCTGATCACGGCGCGTCCGCCGTCGGGCGCCCGCGAGCTGGTCGAGCTTGCGCGCAAAGTCCCCGAGCTCGCCCACGTTTTCCCGCGCACTGCCCGCGAGGCGCCGTGTCAGGAGGTGGTGCTCACCGGCGACGAGGTCGATCTCGACCAATTGCCGATGATGACCACGTGGCCCAACGACGGTGGCCCGTTCATCACCTTGCCCAACGTCATCACGCGCGATCCGCAGTCGGGCGGCCGCAACATCGGCATGTACCGCATGCAGCGCATCGATCGCCGCACGACGGCGATGCATTGGCAGGTGCACAAGACGGGGGCGCGGCATTTCCGTGCGGCCAAAGAGCTCGGGCTGCGCCGACTGGAGGTCGCCGTGGCCTTGGGCGGCGATCCCGCGCTGACGTACGCCGCGACGGCGCCGCTTCCCGATGGCATCGACGAGTGGATGTTCGCGGGCTTCCTGCGCGGAAGCGCGGTGCGCACGGTGAAGTGCAAGACCGTGGATCTCGAGGTGCCGGCCGAGTCGGACTTCGTGCTCGAAGGCTACGTCGATCCGTCGGAGGCGCTCTTCGACGAAGGGCCCTTCGGCGATCACACGGGGTATTACACCTTGGTGGAGCGTTTTCCGCGCTTTCACATCACCGCGATCACGCATCGCCGCGACGCCATCTACCCCGCGACGGTGGTCGGGCCGCCGCCGATGGAGGATGCGTGGCTGGGAAAGGCGACCGAGCGGCTCTTCTTGCCGCTGCTTCGCACGATGTTCCCGGAGGTTCGCGACATGAACCTGCCGGTGTTCGGTGCGTTCCACAACCTGGTGCTCATCTCGATCAAAAAGCAGTACCCCTTCCACGCGGCGCGCGTGGCGCACGGGCTGTGGGGGGCTGGGCAGATGATGTTCTCCAAGGTCATCTGCGTGGTCGACGACGACGTCAATGTGCAAAACCTGGAAGAGGTCGCGTGGCGTCTGCTCGCGAACCTCGATCCGAAGCGCGACATGTCGTTCGTCGAGGGGCCCATCGATCAATTGGACCATGGCGCGAACCAAGCGCTCTACGGCGGCAAAGTGGTCATCGACGGGACGCGCAAATGGGCCGAGGAAGGCTACGCGCGCGAGTGGCCCGAGGTGTTGCGCATGAGCGACGCCGTCGTGCAGCGTGTCGACGCGCTCTGGCCGTCGCTCGGCATCGCGGGTGCGACGCCACGGGCCAACGTTCTCGAGGGGGGAAAACACGATGGACCGGTCCAGCGCGTGCTCGAGGCTGCGCGCGGCCTGATAGGGAGATCTCGATGA
- a CDS encoding DUF1285 domain-containing protein produces the protein MKPGDHPEFFRFPAPEGRSRESTIVLDAEGRFWHHGGLVEHGKLAAAMHTWISRHPDDGRYILENGYDWTYFTVEDAPYFVSTLKIAGNDIVLTLSDGTEEDWDPATTRVGESGALYAKVKTGARGGPFEARFSRHAQTALADVLVDQGGAPAVKLRDRTVAIGSAA, from the coding sequence ATGAAACCTGGCGACCATCCCGAGTTCTTCCGTTTTCCCGCGCCGGAGGGCCGCTCGCGCGAGAGTACCATCGTGCTGGATGCCGAAGGGCGCTTTTGGCACCACGGAGGCCTGGTCGAGCATGGAAAGTTGGCGGCCGCCATGCACACCTGGATTTCACGCCACCCGGACGACGGGCGCTACATCCTGGAAAATGGCTACGACTGGACGTACTTCACCGTGGAAGACGCCCCGTACTTCGTCTCCACGCTAAAAATCGCGGGGAACGACATCGTCCTCACCTTGAGCGACGGCACCGAGGAAGATTGGGACCCGGCGACGACCCGCGTCGGGGAAAGCGGGGCGCTTTACGCCAAGGTCAAAACCGGCGCCCGCGGAGGGCCGTTCGAGGCGCGCTTCTCTCGCCACGCACAGACCGCCCTGGCCGACGTGCTGGTGGACCAAGGCGGCGCGCCGGCCGTCAAGCTACGCGATCGAACCGTGGCAATCGGCTCCGCCGCCTGA
- a CDS encoding NAD(P)-binding domain-containing protein, with translation MRLLIADKLHPRAVEELSALPVEVIYEPELTKESLEQRIASAGVLVVRSTPVTATALDNAKTLHLIVRAGAEYQTIDVRAASRRGIYVANCPGKNAAAVAELVMGLLVAIDRRIVDSVTSLREGQWRRAEYSKAEGLYGKTIGIVGMGAVGREVAHRAKAFGLTVIGYSRSLSAVRAAELGILHANSLDELASKSHVVSLHLPINERTRHIVGKRFLAALPPRAILINAARADLIDQAALREAVTTRGLRVGLDVYPDEPRGKDEYKNDLFDLATGENTGAGENAGFVYGTPHIAAATDQAQLAVATETVRIIRSFLLEGHVPNVVNVTTSIANFQVVIRMQDKIGTFANVLSVLKRHGINVEEVTNSVFEGGGASCAKLRMVSRPSETCLQEIRAFDEVLHVDVVTLPNLA, from the coding sequence ATGCGCCTTCTGATTGCCGACAAGTTGCACCCGCGTGCGGTTGAAGAGCTTTCTGCCCTTCCCGTCGAAGTCATTTACGAACCGGAGCTTACCAAGGAATCGCTGGAGCAAAGAATCGCGAGCGCCGGGGTGCTCGTGGTGCGGTCCACCCCCGTCACGGCGACGGCGCTGGACAATGCGAAGACGCTGCATTTGATCGTGCGCGCAGGCGCCGAGTATCAAACCATCGACGTGCGCGCGGCGAGCCGGCGCGGCATCTACGTGGCCAATTGCCCGGGCAAGAATGCCGCCGCGGTCGCCGAGCTCGTCATGGGGCTCTTGGTGGCCATCGACCGTCGCATCGTCGATTCGGTGACCTCGCTGCGCGAAGGCCAATGGCGCCGCGCCGAATACAGCAAGGCCGAGGGCCTGTACGGAAAGACGATCGGCATCGTCGGCATGGGCGCGGTGGGGCGCGAGGTCGCGCATCGCGCGAAGGCCTTCGGGCTCACCGTCATCGGGTACAGCCGCTCGCTCAGCGCGGTGCGTGCTGCGGAATTGGGAATCCTGCATGCGAACTCACTGGACGAGCTGGCGTCGAAGTCGCACGTGGTGTCGCTGCACCTGCCCATCAACGAGCGCACGCGCCACATCGTGGGGAAGCGCTTTTTGGCGGCACTTCCGCCGCGCGCGATCCTCATCAATGCAGCGCGCGCCGATCTGATCGATCAAGCGGCGCTGCGCGAGGCCGTGACCACGCGCGGGCTGCGCGTGGGGCTCGACGTGTACCCCGACGAGCCGCGCGGGAAGGACGAGTACAAGAACGACTTGTTCGATCTCGCAACAGGTGAGAACACGGGGGCAGGTGAAAACGCCGGGTTCGTCTACGGGACGCCGCACATCGCGGCGGCAACGGACCAAGCGCAGCTCGCGGTGGCCACGGAAACGGTGCGCATCATTCGGAGCTTTTTGCTCGAAGGGCACGTGCCCAACGTCGTGAACGTGACGACGTCGATTGCGAACTTCCAAGTGGTCATTCGCATGCAGGATAAAATTGGGACTTTCGCCAACGTGTTGTCCGTTCTCAAGCGGCATGGCATCAACGTCGAGGAGGTCACCAACAGCGTCTTCGAGGGAGGTGGCGCATCCTGTGCCAAGCTGCGGATGGTGTCGCGCCCGTCAGAAACGTGCCTCCAAGAGATCCGCGCCTTCGACGAAGTGCTCCACGTCGATGTCGTGACGCTCCCCAATCTTGCGTAA
- the rbfA gene encoding 30S ribosome-binding factor RbfA, translating into MSAEVKRATRVAEGIREELANLIARKVRDPRVAGAIVSRVTVTDDLRNAKVYVRLLDLAERDEVRQKELLTGLKSAAGMLRSSITKELSLRFAPELRFYYDEAVEKQQKVDELLAEIERDTRSK; encoded by the coding sequence ATGTCCGCTGAAGTGAAACGGGCGACCCGCGTCGCCGAAGGGATCCGCGAGGAATTGGCCAATTTGATCGCGCGCAAGGTGCGCGATCCGCGGGTGGCCGGCGCCATCGTGTCGCGCGTGACCGTGACCGACGATCTGCGCAACGCGAAGGTCTACGTGCGGCTGCTCGACTTGGCCGAGCGCGACGAGGTCCGGCAGAAGGAGCTTCTGACGGGGTTGAAGAGCGCCGCCGGCATGCTGCGTTCGTCGATCACGAAGGAGCTGAGTCTCCGTTTCGCACCGGAGCTGCGCTTCTATTACGACGAGGCAGTGGAGAAGCAGCAAAAGGTGGACGAGCTCCTCGCCGAGATCGAACGCGACACCCGATCGAAGTAG
- a CDS encoding DUF503 domain-containing protein, which produces MFVGVLRLTFHIPHARSLKEKRSVVRKFRDRVRARFDVSIAEVDAQDLLQRAVFGVSVVSGDAAVCDSVMAQVARAAETQEDAVLTGHATEIITVGEDLYPGGDDDVR; this is translated from the coding sequence GTGTTCGTCGGTGTTTTACGGCTCACGTTCCACATTCCGCACGCACGCTCGCTCAAGGAAAAGCGCAGCGTCGTGCGGAAGTTCCGGGACCGTGTGCGCGCCCGGTTCGACGTATCCATCGCCGAGGTCGACGCGCAGGACTTGCTCCAGCGCGCCGTCTTCGGCGTGAGCGTCGTGTCGGGCGATGCGGCGGTATGCGACTCGGTGATGGCGCAGGTGGCACGCGCCGCCGAGACGCAAGAGGACGCCGTGCTCACCGGGCACGCGACGGAGATCATCACGGTGGGGGAGGATTTGTACCCAGGAGGCGACGACGATGTCCGCTGA